The genomic DNA TTGGAAAACGCTATATTGGTAGGAGTTTTTGACGGGTTCACCTGGATCCGATGCGAAGGAAAAGGTTCCTTCGTGACCAGCCCGGTGATGAAGGAATGCGCGGAGGCGCGCATTGCCCAAGGCGAACGATGTCTGGTGATCGACCTCGAAGCCTGCACCGGGATGGATTCGACCTTCATGGGGCAGCTCGCCAGTTTTTCAGCCCGCCTGTCGAAGCTCGGTGCGTCCGGCGGGGTGCAGATCGCCGGGGCCGGGGAGAGAAATCGTAACTCATTGGAAGACCTGGGCTTGGATTGCTTGCTTGAAATCGATCCGCCCGCCGCGGTCTGGAGAGGGCACGCGAGCGAAGTGCGGGCGAATCTGGAACCCTATCAGCTCGGCCACCCGCCCGGAACGCTTGATCGGGCGAAGCACGTGCTGGAATCCCACAAGGTGCTGTCCGCCGCGAATGCGGAAAACGCGAAGAAGTTCGCGGGAGTTGTCGGAATCCTCGAAAAAGAGGTCGCAGAAGGCGAAAGAAAGTCCGATTAGAGGGGCCGCGCCTTGCGATGCCGCACCTCATCACCTATGTCCTGCTGGCCATTGTCCTGATCGGACTGATTGTAGCCGCGCGCAAATTCAAGGTGCAGTTGCGCAGCAAGGCCGAGGAACTGCGGGCCTTTGAAGGCGAGGAGGAGCGGATGTTCGCTTTCCTCCATGACCTCGGGTCGGCCATCGGCAGCGATACCACGATGACCGGGCTTTATCGGCTGATCGTGGACGGGGTGACCAAGGTGGTGGCGGCGAAGGGTGGGCAGCTTTATCTTTTGGATGAGGCGCGGCAGCATCTGAAGCCTCGCTATCTCTCCGCGGAGTGTCCGGCTTTGGTGACCATTCCGGCGGAGGTGCGGCAGAAAGCGGAGAAAGACACCCGCGCGCTGGATAGTCATCTTCGCCTGGCCCAGGTTCCTGCCGACGAGGGGATCTTCGGCACGGCCTTGTCCGCCGCTGAGGCGCTGAATATTCCCAACCTGAGAGCCCACGAGTCGGTTCGCGAGGTCCGCTACACCGCGAACGTCTCGGTGATGCTGGCGCCGCTGCGCCATGGTGGTAAGGATCTTGGTGTTTTGGCCGTGACCCGGAACTGGGATGACCCGGCTTTCACCGCGAATGACTTCGCCGTTTTCCGGACCGTGGCCGAGCAATCGGCTTTCGCGATCGGCAATGCCTTGGTCCATCGCGAGGCCAGCGAGAAGCGGCAGATGGAGGGCGAGCTTCGGAATGCCCGTGAAGTGCAGCGGGTGCTGCTGCCGCCGGGCGATCCGGTGGTCCCCGGCTACCGGGTGAGCGGCACGAACGTGCCGGCGCGGATCATCAGCGGCGACTACTACGATCATCTCGACCTCGGTGAGGGGCGTCACGGCGTGGTGATTGCCGATGTTTCCGGGAAGGGCGTGGCCGCGGGACTGATCATGGCGATGTGCCGCAGCGTGTTGCGTTCGCTAGCCGGAGCCCATGCCGATCCGGCTGAGGCCCTCGGGCGGGTGAACCGGCAGATCTTCCCGGATATCAAGGAGGACATGTTCATCAGCCTCTACTACGCGGTGATCGAGGGTGAGAACGGTGAGATAACCTTGGCACGGGCGGGTCATGATCCGGCGCTGCTCTACCGCTCGGACGAGAAAACCGTGATGTTGCTCAAGCCGCCGGGACTGGCCTTGGGGATCGAT from Luteolibacter rhizosphaerae includes the following:
- a CDS encoding STAS domain-containing protein translates to MSLENAILVGVFDGFTWIRCEGKGSFVTSPVMKECAEARIAQGERCLVIDLEACTGMDSTFMGQLASFSARLSKLGASGGVQIAGAGERNRNSLEDLGLDCLLEIDPPAAVWRGHASEVRANLEPYQLGHPPGTLDRAKHVLESHKVLSAANAENAKKFAGVVGILEKEVAEGERKSD
- a CDS encoding PP2C family protein-serine/threonine phosphatase, which produces MPHLITYVLLAIVLIGLIVAARKFKVQLRSKAEELRAFEGEEERMFAFLHDLGSAIGSDTTMTGLYRLIVDGVTKVVAAKGGQLYLLDEARQHLKPRYLSAECPALVTIPAEVRQKAEKDTRALDSHLRLAQVPADEGIFGTALSAAEALNIPNLRAHESVREVRYTANVSVMLAPLRHGGKDLGVLAVTRNWDDPAFTANDFAVFRTVAEQSAFAIGNALVHREASEKRQMEGELRNAREVQRVLLPPGDPVVPGYRVSGTNVPARIISGDYYDHLDLGEGRHGVVIADVSGKGVAAGLIMAMCRSVLRSLAGAHADPAEALGRVNRQIFPDIKEDMFISLYYAVIEGENGEITLARAGHDPALLYRSDEKTVMLLKPPGLALGIDGGNVFERVTKAHKIHMNPGDCLLFHTDGVKEATNAAGEEFGMDRLRDAFRESASLGAEASIRSIERELAKFVGEAKQADDITLVAMEKR